The Anabrus simplex isolate iqAnaSimp1 chromosome 1, ASM4041472v1, whole genome shotgun sequence genome window below encodes:
- the LOC136860776 gene encoding glucose dehydrogenase [FAD, quinone] isoform X1 translates to MVPLRHIYLLSPLSEMSADCCSCGFQDPQFLAGKCGATFTVFMGLINLLLNKQCDIADPCHRLGRDGTTLLTEDNLEYDFIVVGAGVAGPVVASRLSENPQWKVLLIEAGPEEPTATELPAFSVSAVGTSLDWNYTTVSQKGACLSTNGICSWPRGKMVSGTSGMQGMMYTRGHRYIYDLWESLGNDGWGFDSVLPYFIKAEKNKNPSDVDEGYHGFNGPLVVQQFSYHPPMTEAVVEAAQFLGYRAGDLNGKNQTGVNIAQMMVDDGLRGSTPRMYLRPHYNRSNFQLSINTHVTKVLIDPTTKKAYGVEVLLDNGDTRTIQAKKEVILSAGSIGSPQILLLSGVGPKEDLEDLGISVLSDIPVGRNLHNHVSVALGFLSNDTGHEALTIEAFSEFVRTHRGPMASTGLTQTTAFLKSKYAENDVPDLQVFFDGFNAACSRTGLQEECTDGSLSTCGRRYINSRPTNVWPLSVGSLKLKSTNPLEYPILDPQYLSVERDVEVLVEGLKMMIEMSKTPALQRWGLELVTTPAAGCENLTFGTDEYFACVVRQHTGPENHQAGSCRMGPVGDQNSVVDPQLRVIGVGNLRVADASIFPRVPNANPTAAIVMVGEKAADMIKETWNNAKL, encoded by the coding sequence GAAATGTCTGCAGACTGCTGCTCGTGCGGCTTCCAGGACCCACAATTCCTGGCGGGAAAATGTGGCGCCACTTTCACGGTCTTCATGGGGCTCATCAATTTATTGTTGAACAAGCAATGTGACATAGCCGACCCTTGCCATCGTCTTGGGAGAGATGGTACCACTCTGCTCACGGAGGACAACCTGGAATATGACTTCATTGTAGTGGGGGCTGGAGTTGCCGGTCCCGTGGTCGCCAGTCGCCTGAGCGAGAACCCTCAATGGAAAGTGTTACTCATAGAGGCTGGGCCTGAGGAGCCAACAGCAACAGAACTGCCAGCATTCTCAGTCAGTGCCGTGGGCACCAGCCTGGACTGGAACTACACGACAGTGTCGCAGAAGGGGGCCTGCCTTTCCACGAACGGGATCTGCAGTTGGCCGCGCGGGAAGATGGTCTCTGGAACTAGCGGCATGCAGGGGATGATGTACACAAGAGGACATCGCTACATTTATGACTTGTGGGAAAGTTTAGGAAATGATGGCTGGGGTTTCGATTCTGTTCTGCCCTACTTCATAAAAGCagagaaaaacaagaatccatcAGACGTTGATGAAGGTTACCACGGTTTTAATGGTCCTCTTGTTGTTCAGCAGTTCTCCTACCATCCTCCAATGACTGAGGCTGTAGTAGAGGCTGCACAGTTCCTGGGATATCGTGCGGGAGATCTGAATGGTAAGAACCAGACCGGTGTTAACATTGCACAAATGATGGTTGACGATGGCCTCAGAGGAAGCACCCCAAGAATGTACTTGAGACCTCACTACAATAGAAGTAATTTTCAACTTTCCATCAATACTCACGTCACCAAGGTCCTCATTGATCCCACTACTAAGAAAGCTTATGGCGTAGAAGTACTATTGGACAATGGCGACACTAGAACTATTCAAGCCAAGAAGGAGGTAATCCTCTCAGCAGGATCTATAGGCTCACCTCAGATCCTCCTCCTGTCCGGTGTTGGACCGAAAGAAGATCTGGAAGACCTCGGAATTTCCGTACTCAGTGATATTCCAGTTGGACGTAACCTCCATAATCATGTTTCAGTAGCTCTTGGTTTCTTGAGTAACGATACTGGCCACGAAGCCCTAACTATTGAGGCCTTCAGCGAATTTGTGAGGACACACCGTGGCCCAATGGCCAGTACTGGGCTGACCCAAACCACAGCCTTCTTGAAATCCAAGTACGCTGAGAATGATGTTCCTGATTTACAAGTGTTTTTTGATGGATTTAATGCCGCTTGTTCTCGAACTGGTCTTCAAGAGGAATGCACTGATGGAAGTCTCTCTACATGTGGAAGGCGTTATATTAATTCTAGACCGACCAACGTTTGGCCTCTAAGTGTTGGTAGCCTCAAGCTGAAGAGTACTAACCCGCTGGAGTACCCAATTTTGGACCCCCAGTACTTGTCTGTTGAGAGGGACGTAGAGGTTCTTGTAGAAGGTCTtaaaatgatgattgaaatgagtAAGACGCCTGCTCTTCAGAGATGGGGTCTAGAACTGGTTACCACGCCTGCAGCGGGCTGTGAAAACCTTACGTTCGGCACTGATGAGTACTTTGCTTGTGTGGTACGTCAACATACGGGTCCTGAGAACCACCAGGCAGGTTCTTGCCGAATGGGACCTGTTGGAGATCAGAATTCTGTCGTAGATCCTCAGTTACGCGTAATTGGAGTGGGAAACTTAAGAGTAGCAGATGCTTCCATCTTCCCACGCGTTCCTAATGCCAATCCTACTGCTGCCATCGTCATGGTAGGAGAAAAGGCCGCTGATATGATTAAGGAAACTTGGAATAACGCCAAGTTGTGA
- the LOC136860776 gene encoding glucose dehydrogenase [FAD, quinone] isoform X2: MSADCCSCGFQDPQFLAGKCGATFTVFMGLINLLLNKQCDIADPCHRLGRDGTTLLTEDNLEYDFIVVGAGVAGPVVASRLSENPQWKVLLIEAGPEEPTATELPAFSVSAVGTSLDWNYTTVSQKGACLSTNGICSWPRGKMVSGTSGMQGMMYTRGHRYIYDLWESLGNDGWGFDSVLPYFIKAEKNKNPSDVDEGYHGFNGPLVVQQFSYHPPMTEAVVEAAQFLGYRAGDLNGKNQTGVNIAQMMVDDGLRGSTPRMYLRPHYNRSNFQLSINTHVTKVLIDPTTKKAYGVEVLLDNGDTRTIQAKKEVILSAGSIGSPQILLLSGVGPKEDLEDLGISVLSDIPVGRNLHNHVSVALGFLSNDTGHEALTIEAFSEFVRTHRGPMASTGLTQTTAFLKSKYAENDVPDLQVFFDGFNAACSRTGLQEECTDGSLSTCGRRYINSRPTNVWPLSVGSLKLKSTNPLEYPILDPQYLSVERDVEVLVEGLKMMIEMSKTPALQRWGLELVTTPAAGCENLTFGTDEYFACVVRQHTGPENHQAGSCRMGPVGDQNSVVDPQLRVIGVGNLRVADASIFPRVPNANPTAAIVMVGEKAADMIKETWNNAKL; the protein is encoded by the coding sequence ATGTCTGCAGACTGCTGCTCGTGCGGCTTCCAGGACCCACAATTCCTGGCGGGAAAATGTGGCGCCACTTTCACGGTCTTCATGGGGCTCATCAATTTATTGTTGAACAAGCAATGTGACATAGCCGACCCTTGCCATCGTCTTGGGAGAGATGGTACCACTCTGCTCACGGAGGACAACCTGGAATATGACTTCATTGTAGTGGGGGCTGGAGTTGCCGGTCCCGTGGTCGCCAGTCGCCTGAGCGAGAACCCTCAATGGAAAGTGTTACTCATAGAGGCTGGGCCTGAGGAGCCAACAGCAACAGAACTGCCAGCATTCTCAGTCAGTGCCGTGGGCACCAGCCTGGACTGGAACTACACGACAGTGTCGCAGAAGGGGGCCTGCCTTTCCACGAACGGGATCTGCAGTTGGCCGCGCGGGAAGATGGTCTCTGGAACTAGCGGCATGCAGGGGATGATGTACACAAGAGGACATCGCTACATTTATGACTTGTGGGAAAGTTTAGGAAATGATGGCTGGGGTTTCGATTCTGTTCTGCCCTACTTCATAAAAGCagagaaaaacaagaatccatcAGACGTTGATGAAGGTTACCACGGTTTTAATGGTCCTCTTGTTGTTCAGCAGTTCTCCTACCATCCTCCAATGACTGAGGCTGTAGTAGAGGCTGCACAGTTCCTGGGATATCGTGCGGGAGATCTGAATGGTAAGAACCAGACCGGTGTTAACATTGCACAAATGATGGTTGACGATGGCCTCAGAGGAAGCACCCCAAGAATGTACTTGAGACCTCACTACAATAGAAGTAATTTTCAACTTTCCATCAATACTCACGTCACCAAGGTCCTCATTGATCCCACTACTAAGAAAGCTTATGGCGTAGAAGTACTATTGGACAATGGCGACACTAGAACTATTCAAGCCAAGAAGGAGGTAATCCTCTCAGCAGGATCTATAGGCTCACCTCAGATCCTCCTCCTGTCCGGTGTTGGACCGAAAGAAGATCTGGAAGACCTCGGAATTTCCGTACTCAGTGATATTCCAGTTGGACGTAACCTCCATAATCATGTTTCAGTAGCTCTTGGTTTCTTGAGTAACGATACTGGCCACGAAGCCCTAACTATTGAGGCCTTCAGCGAATTTGTGAGGACACACCGTGGCCCAATGGCCAGTACTGGGCTGACCCAAACCACAGCCTTCTTGAAATCCAAGTACGCTGAGAATGATGTTCCTGATTTACAAGTGTTTTTTGATGGATTTAATGCCGCTTGTTCTCGAACTGGTCTTCAAGAGGAATGCACTGATGGAAGTCTCTCTACATGTGGAAGGCGTTATATTAATTCTAGACCGACCAACGTTTGGCCTCTAAGTGTTGGTAGCCTCAAGCTGAAGAGTACTAACCCGCTGGAGTACCCAATTTTGGACCCCCAGTACTTGTCTGTTGAGAGGGACGTAGAGGTTCTTGTAGAAGGTCTtaaaatgatgattgaaatgagtAAGACGCCTGCTCTTCAGAGATGGGGTCTAGAACTGGTTACCACGCCTGCAGCGGGCTGTGAAAACCTTACGTTCGGCACTGATGAGTACTTTGCTTGTGTGGTACGTCAACATACGGGTCCTGAGAACCACCAGGCAGGTTCTTGCCGAATGGGACCTGTTGGAGATCAGAATTCTGTCGTAGATCCTCAGTTACGCGTAATTGGAGTGGGAAACTTAAGAGTAGCAGATGCTTCCATCTTCCCACGCGTTCCTAATGCCAATCCTACTGCTGCCATCGTCATGGTAGGAGAAAAGGCCGCTGATATGATTAAGGAAACTTGGAATAACGCCAAGTTGTGA